aatttgatgaagatcactttctccctctaggaccctctctctcactctaaaaatatcaaaaaataagttcaaaatggtccaaggtaggtgttttaatagaatagggtcgggtttaaaaactccaaatatgaagctccggaacaggttctacggtctcatatgcgaccgcataatggttatgcgatccgcgaaatgaccgcgaaattggggtgccaaaactggagAGGAACTGACcaggtttgcggtcactatgcggcccgcagacctgttctgcggtcacataatgcaccgcagaacagttttgtggtcgcatatggttatgcgacaagagtgcggcccacgaaatggttatgcggtcgcataatgagcCACAAAATGACATTAACATAGCCCATAAGACTgctccactctgcggccatttGGTTCTGTGGTCGCAGAACAGactgcagaaatgcctacttctgcccaacattttccttcaactccctagcgcactattcaatccaaaaagttcgaaccgCGACTTGCAAGCTTACCGCGAacaatttctactattattaacctctatgcctacttcggcatcacgaaaaatccgggtttttaggaaatattttacgggaccttacatcctcccccacttaagatcattcatcctcgaatgaggatcagggtcCATTATTAGCACCTTATACAACTCAGTGTTTCATACCCCACACCAGCAgcccccaaatttaactaactccccaaattacCAAAACTTTcactagagtttcctttgtaactaggcctatccacctatcataGAACCCCGGAATCACATGCTAAAAATGTGTACGCAATCCAACGATGTagcataactcataacaataccaatcgtggcctcatgtaaacaacatataatcaaaaggaacacctttacatcaactgaacaagtgatacaaatattcataggcgacaagttcataaaaataaggtattacacagctattcaaacaagtgaggatacttcttcttcatttcttcctcggcctcccacgtggcctcttcaacctactggttttgccataacactttcacagaggcaatttctttattcctcattttttggactTGTCTATAAAGAATGgtaactggaatttcttcatatgacaattcttcattaacctcaatggtctcaaccggcacattGGATGACGGATCCttaactaccttcttcaacatagacacatggaatacccgGTGGACTAATGACatttcgggtggtagctcaagcttgtactcCACCTGGccaattctctgaatgattttgtatggtccgacatacctcggactcaatttcccctttcTCCCAAACCGCGTAATACCCTTCATAAGGAAAcccatcaataatacccaatcatattctttgaactctaagtctctacgaCGGACATCCGATTAGAATTTTTGATGACTATGGGCAGTTTTCAACtgctcctttatgatcttaatcttttccatagcctgatgcacgaggtctggccctatcaactcagcttccccaatctcaaaccacccaatgggagatatACATCTCataccatacaatgcctcaaatggtggcATCTGAACACTCGCATAAAagttgttattataagcaaactctatgagtggcaaatgatcatcccagctacccttgaaatcaagaacacaagaacgcaacatgtcctcaagcgtctgaatagtccgctctacttgctcgtcggtctgtggatggaaggttgtactaagacttacctgagtacccaaaccttgctgaaatttcatccaaaaattaGAGTACCATGCatcctgactatttccttgatatacaactgagcatattgttacGCTGTGTCGatggatttaactggcaagaagtgtgatGATTccgtgagtcgatccacgataACTCAAATTGAGTCAAACATGCGCTGAGTGcgcggtaaccctaccacaaagtccatattaatcatttcccacttccacattggaatttctatgttctgtgccaacctaccaggccgttgatgttcgacctacacttgctgacaatttggacacctTGCCACAGAGTccaccacattccttttcatgtcattccactaatagacttccttgagatcgtgatacatctttgtagaacctgggtgcacggaatacctggaAGCGTGAGCCTTGGTCATGATTcgttcccggagaccatctacattcggaacacatagtcgcccttggtaccttagtgtaccatcatccatgccaagcgcAAACACCATAGTCATaagtttttgaatcccctccttcaattgcaccaaaaatggatcattgtattgcttctctttgactttcacaacaagcgatgattcagccctattttgcacaattacccttccTTCAATAGAGtacgcaagacgaactcccacaCTGGCAAGCTGGTGAGCCTCCCTGACCAACaacctttgacatgcctccaagtgggccaaactacccatagatttccggctaagagcatctgccacaacattggctttccgcGGGTGATACAAAATATCGACGTcctaatccttgagtaactcaagccatcttctctgccttagattcagctccttttgcttgaaaatatattggagaCTCCTGTGGTcagtgaatacatccacatggaccctatacaaataatgaagccaaatcttcaatgcaaaaaccacttcCGCAAGTTCTAAgacatgtgttggatagttcttttcatgattcttgagttgcctagaagcataagctataaccttgccgtgttgaattaatacacacccaagcccgatccttgaagtatcacaatataccacaaacccgtctgtaccctctggcagggtcaacaccggcgTCGTAGTCAATCTCGTTTTCAATTCATGGAAGCTccgttcacaagcatcagaccattttctaagtcaatctagtcaatggagaggcaagagtagataACCCTTCCACAAACATCCGGTAATACCCTGTtaaacccaagaaactgcaaATCTTGGTTGACGTtataggtctaggccaactcttcATTGCTGAAATCTTTCGAGGATCCTctttaattccttctctagagaaaacatgacccaagaatgtgacagattcgagccaaaattcacactttgaaaatttcgtGTACAATTAGTGCTAAGgaagagtctgcaacactgccttaagatgatcggcatggtcctcccgacttcatgaatacacaagaatatcgtcaatgaacactatcacaaaggagtcgggggaaaggcttgaaaaccggattcataagatccatggaagccgccggggcatttgttagcccaaaagacattaccaaacaTTCAaggtgcccataccgggtccgaAAAGCTGTTCTCAGAATATCCTgctccttgatcttcaattggtggtacccggtGTCGCGCCTCATTtactcgcgaaagcgggttttgaCATCGTGTCAACTCTTTTTTTACAGTGGGATATAGAGTGCTaaaagaagagtcgccacctaacgatttttaaggtgcgttagggcacctattgtgcagataaatctgttttaactagtcaacgccaccaaagatcgggtaagggctcaaattaattcaaagaaaaggtgttaggcactcttcgaggccCACAAATGTgtgtcccggccgaacttaaaaTTATGTGGATTAGGCTAAGTGATCAAATAAGCAAAGGTAATATAAAGGTCAAAGAATTT
This region of Nicotiana tomentosiformis chromosome 4, ASM39032v3, whole genome shotgun sequence genomic DNA includes:
- the LOC138909867 gene encoding uncharacterized protein, encoding MGFLMKGITRFGRKGKLSPRYVGPYKIIQRIGQVEYKLELPPEMSLVHRVFHVSMLKKVVKDPSSNVPVETIEVNEELSYEEIPVTILYRQVQKMRNKEIASVKVLWQNQ
- the LOC138909868 gene encoding uncharacterized protein produces the protein MGSLAHLEACQRLLVREAHQLASVGVRLAYSIEGRVIVQNRAESSLVVKVKEKQYNDPFLVQLKEGIQKLMTMVFALGMDDGTLRYQGRLCVPNVDGLRERIMTKAHASSVTICSVVYQGNSQDAWYSNFWMKFQQGLGTQGSWDDHLPLIEFAYNNNFYASVQMPPFEALYGMRCISPIGWFEIGEAELIGPDLVHQAMEKIKIIKEQLKTAHSHQKF